The genomic segment GCCAATCCCCCTATTCCGGCTGGTTCGGAGGATATTCCGACGTGATCTTTACCAGCTCTTTCATTTCCTCCTCCGTTCCATCGTTCTTTGTCACGTCTGGAAGCTTCACCGGATCGTTCCACCCAGGCACCCACCCCTCCAACTCAGAGCTCGATGGCTTTGCCTCTTTCGCACCGGCAGCGTCCAAAATACCCGATATTAACGAGTTCGAGTTCTTGCCCCCCACGTCTTGAGCATTGTAGTGCTGATCGTTCTGGTATTTACCAAAGGCCTCCAAAACATTTTTCTCGAATTGCTGTCGACTTTGTGAGCGTGGCTGAATCACGATACGGTGAGTGGCCGATTCGAGGGAATCTGTGTACCACCTTACCAGCGCCTGCCCTTTGACGCCTGGTGAAACACCGGGCATGCCGCTTACAATGAGAAACTCTCCCTTAACAGCCCTATTGCCAAAAAGCTTCTTGTTTTCCCCGGTAAGACGCACCACCAAGAAGACGTGTCGCGCCAAAGGAAAGTCCTGGACTGGCCGATTGTAAAGGTATACCTCCCGGCCGGCTGGATCGGTCATAGTAACCGGGTTATTCCTTACATACGCGTACAAATTCCAGGTTTGGGGATGGGAAGGATCAAAGTCCCGGCCGGGGTCCACAGAGAGGAAGCGGCCACCAAACGGCGCGTAGTAGCGCGCATGCATGTAATCGAGGCTCGTTTGGCTGTCCCGCTCATGCCCTGCAAACCGCATCCGCTCAGAAGAAGACGTCACCGTCATTTCCTCACCAAACGGCCAGTACCGGTGCTCGGAAAGCTTCGCTCCGGAAGCGTTTGTGATCACCCTCGTGCTCCCCAGGTGGTCCTTGTGCACATGGGTTAGGCCGGAGCTGTCAACGGTCGCAATGTGCGTACCACCGGCAAAGATGTAGTCCTTCCTCCACGTCCACACTCCGGAAAGCTCATGCACCTCCTGCAGGATTTCGTTGGACAACCCCCGCAAGGTGTAGTGAATCCCGGGCTCCGCCGAATCCACCCACGCCACCCGCTCGTCCCTGGCATCGTGCCCGTACGTGGCCCTGTACCCGCTCATCACCAGCTGCCTCATGCTCCCCGGTAGGATACCAGGCAAAGCTCGCTCTTCCCGGACGGGCCATGATTTGTACAATACTGCAGTGCGAGCTGGGCACGTAACTTCCCTAGCGCAAAATCTATGCAGGAACGGCCCGAGCGTAGCAAGCAGTTCCGGTAATCCTGGGCTACCTAACCGGAGAAGCCGCTCCATTCCGTCGTTAATATGCGAATAACTCTTTCGCACTAGGCCACGATTCCCAGGTTATTCGTAACTAACCTTAAGCGCAAGGTCTCCGCCGTTGCGATATGGGTCGCAGGCGCCGGAGCCTATAGAGTCCGACGGTTGACTTTTTAGGCCACCGGGGCACTTCGCAAACCTAAAGCGTTTTCACATCGCTATTATCGACAAGAGCACTAGCCTGATCGGGGTAGATCTCGCCCCAGCCGATCTCTTCGAGTTCAGATGGCTCGAGATAGCCGCGCGTCTCGGGAGCATCTCGTAAAATCCTGGCAACATGAACGTGAGCTGGCCACTCGGAAACGGGAAACAGTGACACACTTTCATGCCGAGGCGCCAAAACGAGATACTCAATATCCTTTGCTCCTAAGCCAAAAGCCTGACCGATTAACGGTGGATCGATCCGGACAAGAAGCAAGTCGCTCCTTTTATCCGTTGCGACTCGCCTAATCGGAAAACACCGCCGAGGTTGTGACAGGGCGTAACTCTCTTTGGAAGCAAGGTAGAACGGATTGGGAATCTCGCTCATAAGCACCCTCCTTAAAACGGCGGATTCACGCCCGAAACGCGCACGAGCACAAGCTGGCTCTCGGGTTTCGGAACAACGACCTCCGGAAGGCCGCCGGAATTGCCATGGAGAGGGAGAGCCCTTCGAGTCGTGACACCAGTTGTGTCGGTCAGGATTGCCTCGGAAACGAACCGGCCCGTATTTGTGACCGGCAGCCCTGCAGCATTTCGGTAGTTTGGAATGGTTGCCGGGTTTACAGGGGTCCAAGATCGCCCCCAGGGCCCGGACCCATCGCCCCACACTCTAAATAAAGTCGTGCCCTTTGCGACCTGCGCTGGGTTTCCCGCAGCGGCCGCCTTGATAGTGCTGTTTGCTGGCCCCGCTATCATCAGTACGAGACCAGCGGCGCGACCGACGTCTTGAGAGATCGCCCTGACCACGTCTTCGGTCTCTGCCCCCCTGCCAATTGCCTCCCCCGTTTCCTGACCGACCTTGAGCATGTCAGCCACGCCGCTTGCAACATCCCTCAAGATGCCAGTAATTGTCATCACCATGACGCCGGCCGGGTCCCCGCCAACCTGGGAATCTATGTACTCCGATGCGACCTTTACCAGCCGTTTCGCATTCTCAGCAAGTTCTGCGGCATCTTTCCCAGTCGGATCCACCGCGCTGACCGGGTTGTTCCGCACATACGCGTATAAATTCCAGCTTTGAGGGTGGGAAGGATCAAAGTCCCGGCCGGGGTCCACGGAGAGGAAACGGCCACCAAACGGCGCGTAGTAGCGGGCGTGCATGTAATCGAGGCTCGTTTGGCTGTCCCGCTCGTGACCCGCAAACCGCATCCGCTCAGGCGAAGACGTGGCGGTCATCTCCTCACCAAACGGCCAGTACCGGTGCTGGGAGACAATACTGCCACTGGCAGAAGTGATCACCCTCGTGCTCCCCAGGTGGTCCTTGTGCACATGGGTTAGCCCGGAGCTGTCAGCGGTCGCAATGTGCGTGGTTCCGGCAAAGATGTAGTCCTTCCTCCAAGTCCAAACCCCGTTGAGCTCATGCACCTCCCGCAGGATTTCGTTGGACAAGCCCCGCAAGGTGTAGTGAATCCCGCCCTCCGTGGAGTCTACCCACGCCACCCGCTCGTCCCTGGCATCGTACCCATAGGTAGCACTGTACCCGCTCATTACGAGCTGCCTCATGCTCCCCAAAGGATACCAGGCAAAGCTCCTCCCTCCCCAGGAAAGCATGGCACCCGCAGCGTCGTAGGAGGCTCCCGAAATCCTGTTCGTCTGCCCCGAAACATCCGGGGTAAACGTCTGCTGCTTGGCCCCTGCCCCGGCACCCAAATCTCGCAGGGGTCTTCGTGGCGCCCAGCTTGTGCTAGGCTTCACGAGGCGGAGGGGCGTATGCGCAAACCGGTGGTGCTCATAACCGGCGCTTCAGGGGAAATTGGTCATGGCCTAATTGAGCGGCTTTCGGAAAACGGGGCGCACACGTTGGTGAGTTTGGACGTGCGGGAGCTGCCCCCGGAGCTTAAGGCCAAAGTTCACCGGGAGTTTGTGGGTTCGATTCTGGACAAGGCGCTTCTGGACAGGATTCTCGCCGAATTTGAGGTGGATTTGATCTTCCACCTTGCCGCCTTGCTTTCCACCCGGGGAGAGTTCACGCCGGTGGCAGCCCACCAGGTAAACGTGGAGGGCACCCTCAACCTCCTGGAGTTTGCCCAGCGGCAGGGGGAATCCCACGGTCGTCCGGTGGTTTTTGTGTACCCCTCGTCCATTGCGGTGTACGGTCTGCCGGACCTGGCCACCAAGGCCGCCGCGGGGAAGGTCAGGGAAGACCAGTTTTTGCAACCAATCACCATGTACGGTTGCAACAAGCTGTACTGCGAGCATTTGGGGCGCTACTACGCCCATCACTACCGGCAACTGGCGGCAGAACCTCTGGCTGGGAAGGTGGACTTTCGCTGCGTGCGTTTTCCCGGGCTCATTTCGGCGGTGACGATCCCCTCGGGAGGCACTTCGGATTTTGCTCCCTAAATGATTCACGCCGCCGCCAAGGGCGAGCCCTACGCCTGCTTTGTGCGGGAAGACACGCAAATCCCCTTCATGGCTATGCCCGATGGGGTGGAGGCCTTGTTGAAGTTAGCAGCAGCACCCCGGGAAAGACTGCGGCGGAGCGTGTACAACGTGGGTAGCTTCGCCCCCACCGCCGAAGAAATCCGCCAGTTGGTGTTGCAAGCTTTTCCGCAGGCCAGCATTTCGTACCGGGTGGACACCAAGCGCCAGGCCATCGTGGACTCCTGGCCCGCCGATGTGGACGACAGCGCCGCCCGGCAGGACTGGGGCTTCGCCCCCCGCTACGACCTCCACCGGGCCTTTGGGGAGTACCTCATCCCCACCATCCGCACCCGTTACCAGCGGGGGGTTTAAGAGGAAAGGCGTCCGAGCTCGCCCTAGCAGGAGGGGTTTCTGGCAAACGTTAAGCAGCCGGTTTCTGCACCGGCGTTAGGCTTTGCTGGGCCCTTGTTCTTGGTCCATCCAGCCGCGGCGGAGCTTTTCTTCGGGGATCGAGGAAAGGTAAGGCTTGATGTCCAAAATGGGCGTGCCGTCCAGCATGTCCACGCCTCTCACCCGCAAGCGGTTGCCTTCACGGCCCAAAAGCTCCACCACGGTGAGCCCAATGGGGTTAGGCCGGCGGGGGGAGCGGGTGGCAAAAACCCCGTGGGGCCGGTCGGCGGTTGGCGGATGGGATAAAAGGGAAAAACCCTGGGAACGGTGGAAGACCCAAATTACGAACAAATGGGAAAAACCCTCAATGTCCTGCAGCCCTTCGGCGAACTCAGGGTGAACCACCAAGGTGCCTTCGGCCTCGTGCTTGGCTCCCCGGCCTTTGGGAATTTGCTCTTCCGAAGTGTAGGGGCTTTCCACATAGCCAATGGGTTTCATGCAAAATTCCATGGGTTCGCTCATAGGGTGAGTGTAGCGCTTGCCGTAGCGGGCGGAGCTCGGTAGAGTTAGCTATGAACTGCAAAGGCCTTTAGGGCCGGGAGGGGGACATGAGGAAGACAGCGCTTTTGGTCCTTGCATCTTTCGGGGTGGCGGCGGCGGTGGCCGCCGGTGAGCTGGCCGGTGTCACCATGCCCGAGCGGAAAAACGTCAACGGGCAGGTGCTGCAGCTCAACGGCATGGGCCTAAGGAAGAAGGCGGTGTTCAAGGTTTACGTGGGGGCTTTGTACCTCACCCAAAAGAGCAGTGACCCTGCCGCCATTTTGGCTGCCGATCAGCCCCGGCAGATGGTCATGCATTTTTTGCGGGATGTGGGTAAGGACCGGCTGGTGGAAGCCTGGAAGGAGGGTTTTGCCGGGAACGCTCCTGCCGCCCAAACCAAGCTTGCCAAGGAAATCGAGCGCTTCTTGGGGTTCTGGCGGGATGTGGCCGAAGGGGAAGAGGTGCTCATGACCTACGTCCCCGGCAAGGGCACAAGTGTGAGCTTTGGCGGCAAGGAAGTGGGCACCATCGAGGGCAAGGAGTTTGCCGATGCCTTGCTTTCGGTGTGGCTGGGACCCAAGCCGCCTTCGGAGGACCTCAAGGCTGGGCTTTTGGGCAAATAGCGGCTGCAAACGGCAGCCGAAAAAACCTTCGGCACGCGGAGCGTAAACTCTGCCCATGGGGTGGATTGCCTGGTTAGCTTTAGGCTTCGCGGCCTATTTGGGCTTGGGCTTCCTGTTCACGTGGGTGGCTTGGCGCAACCCCCGGGTTCCCCCTCGGAAAAACCCGGGGGAACTGGGCTTGAACTTCCAGGAGGTTTGGTTCGCCACAGTGGGCGGGAAAAGGCTGCACGGGTGGCTCACATTCCCCCCGGGTGATCAAAGTGGCCGTAGCCCGGTGATTCTCGTGCACGGCTGGGGACGCAACGCCGAGCGCATGCTCCCCTACATTCGCGTGCTTTCGCAAGCCGGCTTTCCCACCCTGGCCTTCGATGCCCGCCACCATGGGCTTTCGGACCGGGATGGTTTTGCCTCCATGAAGAAGTTTGCCGAGGACATCCGGGCCGCCGCGGACTTTTTGGAAAGCCGAGGGGAAAAGCCTCCCTTTGCGGTGCTGGGGCTGTCCATTGGGGGAAGCGCGGCGATTTACGCCGCCTCGCGGGATTCCCGCTTGCAGCCGGTGGTCACCGTGGGGGCCTTTGCCCACCCCCGGGATGCCATGATCGCCCTGGGGTTTGGGCGGTTTATCTTTGCGCCCATAGCCCCCATCCTCTTCCGTTTCATCGAGTGGCGGGTGGGAGCCCGCTTGGACCAGCTGGCCCCGGAGAAGAACATCGCCAAGGTGCCGGCGGTGCTTTTGGTGCACGGTGCCAACGACACCGTGGTGCCGCCCTCCCACGCCCAGCGGTTGTTAGCTGGAGCCAACGGACGGGCCCAGCTGTGGATGGTGCCCCAGCGGGGGCATTCGGACGTGCACCTGGAGCCAGAGTTCTTCCCCAAAGTTTTGGCGTTCCTCTCGCAAAAGGCTGCTGCAGCATCCTAAAGACCGGGGGTGCCCGCCTGCGGGCACCCCCATGGAGTTGGCAGATTCCCTTGCCTTAGCTTCACAATTGGGCGGAACGCACACCGGAAACGCCGTTGGCCTCAGTGGGCTGGCGCAGCAGTCCCGCCGCACGGCCATCCGAGTGGCGGACCCACCCAAGCGCCAAGCGGGCTAGGAACACCCGTGCACGGTGCCGCAGTTCAAGCACTTGTAGCAAGCACCGTTCCGCACCATCATCATGCCGCAGGATGGACAGGGCGGCGCATCCGCCTGGTTCACAAACACCTGCCCCCCTTCCTCGCCGGCCGCAGCAAAGAGGCGCGGCTGCTGAGGGATGGTGATGGCTTTGAGCTTTTCCTCGCCGGCCGGGAGCGGCTGCACCCCCACCGCCGCTTGCTGCTCGGGCGGCAGGAACTTGCTGGCCAGCCAGCGGAAGATGTAGTCAATGAGGGATTTGGCGTAGGGGATCTGGGGGTTGTTGGTCCACCCCGACGGCTCAAAGCGCACGTGGGAGAACTTGTTGACCAGAAACTCCAGGGGCACACCGTACTGGAGGGTCAAGGAAATGGCGGTGGCAAAGGCATCCATGACCCCGGAGAGGGTGGAGCCTTCCTTGGCCATGGTGATGAACAGCTCCCCGGGGGTGCCGTCCTCGTAAAGGCCCACGGTGATGTAGCCCTCCTGCCCTTCCACCGAAAACTTGTGGGTAATGGCCATGCGTTCGTCGGGGAGCTTGCGCCGCACCGGGCGAAACTCAGGCTCGCCTGCGGGCTTGGCGGTGGTGGCACCCCCCGCCGCCAGCGGCTGGGAGCCCTTGCAGTTGTCGCGGTACACCGCCACCGCCTTCAACCCCAGCTTCCACCCCTCGATGTAGAGGCGCTCGATTTCCTCCGGGGTGGTTTCCTCCGGGACGTTCACGGTCTTGGAAATGGCGCCGGAAATAAACGGCTGCACCGCCCCCATCATGCGCAGGTGCCCCATGGGGGAAATGAACCGGGTACCACCCACCGCCTTGAACGCGCAGTCAAACACCGGGAGGTGCTCTTCCTTAAGGTAAGGCGCCCCTTCAGCGGTGCCGGTTTTTTCAATGTGCTCGAGGATGGCTTTCCGTTCCTCCTCGCTATACCCGAGCCGCGCTAAGGCCCTGGGCACGGTGTTGTTGACGATGCGGATGGTGCCGCCCCCCACCAGGCGCTTGACCTTCACCAGCGCCAAATCCGGCTCGACACCGGTGGTATCACAGTCCATCATGAAGCCGATGGTGCCGGTAGGCGCCAGCACCGTGACTTGGGCGTTGCGGTAGCCCACCTTTTCGCCCAGCGCCAGGGCCTCGTCCCACACCCGCACCGCTTCTTGGCGCAGCTCCTGGGGGATACCCCGCAGCGGCAAGCGATGGGCGGCGTCCCGGTGCATGGCGATGACCTCCAGCATGGGCTCGCGGTTGGGCTCGTAACCGGGGAAGGGACCCATCTTTTCGGCAATGCGCGCCGATTGCAGGTAGGCCTCACCGGTCATGAGGGCGGTGATGGCCGCAGCCAGCGCCCGCCCCTCCTCGGAGTCGTAGGGCAAGCCCTCGGACATGAGCAACGCCCCCAGGTTGGCGTAACCCAAGCCCAGGGTCCGGTACTCGTGGGAGTTGGCGGCAATTTTCGGGGTGGGATAGTGGGCAAAGTCCACGATGATTTCCTGGGCCAAGATCATGGTGTCCACGGCCCGGCAGAAGGCTTCGGTTTGGAAGTTGCCTTCCCCGTCCACGAACTTCATGAGGTTTAAAGAGGCCAGGTTGCACGCGGTGTCGTCTAAGAACATGTACTCGCTGCAGGGGTTGGAGGCGTTAATGCGGCCGGAGGTTTTGCAGGTGTGCCAGCGGTTGATGGTGGTGTCGTACTGAATTCCGGGGTCCCCGCAAACCCAGGCGGCTTCCGCCATCATGCGCATGAGCTCCCGGGCCTTGTAGCGGCCCATTACCTCACCGGTGGTGACCGCGCGGGTTTCCCACCAGCCGTCTTCCTCCACCGCCCGCATGAAGTCGTCGGTGACCCGCACCGAATGGTTGGCGTTCTGGTACTGCACCGAGTCGTAAGCGCCCCCCTCCACCTCAAACCCCGCCGGGAAGCCGGCGGCAATCAAGG from the Thermoanaerobaculum aquaticum genome contains:
- a CDS encoding RHS repeat domain-containing protein; the encoded protein is MRQLVMSGYRATYGHDARDERVAWVDSAEPGIHYTLRGLSNEILQEVHELSGVWTWRKDYIFAGGTHIATVDSSGLTHVHKDHLGSTRVITNASGAKLSEHRYWPFGEEMTVTSSSERMRFAGHERDSQTSLDYMHARYYAPFGGRFLSVDPGRDFDPSHPQTWNLYAYVRNNPVTMTDPAGREVYLYNRPVQDFPLARHVFLVVRLTGENKKLFGNRAVKGEFLIVSGMPGVSPGVKGQALVRWYTDSLESATHRIVIQPRSQSRQQFEKNVLEAFGKYQNDQHYNAQDVGGKNSNSLISGILDAAGAKEAKPSSSELEGWVPGWNDPVKLPDVTKNDGTEEEMKELVKITSEYPPNQPE
- a CDS encoding RHS repeat-associated core domain-containing protein gives rise to the protein MRQLVMSGYSATYGYDARDERVAWVDSTEGGIHYTLRGLSNEILREVHELNGVWTWRKDYIFAGTTHIATADSSGLTHVHKDHLGSTRVITSASGSIVSQHRYWPFGEEMTATSSPERMRFAGHERDSQTSLDYMHARYYAPFGGRFLSVDPGRDFDPSHPQSWNLYAYVRNNPVSAVDPTGKDAAELAENAKRLVKVASEYIDSQVGGDPAGVMVMTITGILRDVASGVADMLKVGQETGEAIGRGAETEDVVRAISQDVGRAAGLVLMIAGPANSTIKAAAAGNPAQVAKGTTLFRVWGDGSGPWGRSWTPVNPATIPNYRNAAGLPVTNTGRFVSEAILTDTTGVTTRRALPLHGNSGGLPEVVVPKPESQLVLVRVSGVNPPF
- a CDS encoding NAD-dependent epimerase/dehydratase family protein → MRKPVVLITGASGEIGHGLIERLSENGAHTLVSLDVRELPPELKAKVHREFVGSILDKALLDRILAEFEVDLIFHLAALLSTRGEFTPVAAHQVNVEGTLNLLEFAQRQGESHGRPVVFVYPSSIAVYGLPDLATKAAAGKVREDQFLQPITMYGCNKLYCEHLGRYYAHHYRQLAAEPLAGKVDFRCVRFPGLISAVTIPSGGTSDFAP
- a CDS encoding Rossmann-fold NAD(P)-binding domain-containing protein, with translation MIHAAAKGEPYACFVREDTQIPFMAMPDGVEALLKLAAAPRERLRRSVYNVGSFAPTAEEIRQLVLQAFPQASISYRVDTKRQAIVDSWPADVDDSAARQDWGFAPRYDLHRAFGEYLIPTIRTRYQRGV
- the tsaA gene encoding tRNA (N6-threonylcarbamoyladenosine(37)-N6)-methyltransferase TrmO, whose product is MSEPMEFCMKPIGYVESPYTSEEQIPKGRGAKHEAEGTLVVHPEFAEGLQDIEGFSHLFVIWVFHRSQGFSLLSHPPTADRPHGVFATRSPRRPNPIGLTVVELLGREGNRLRVRGVDMLDGTPILDIKPYLSSIPEEKLRRGWMDQEQGPSKA
- a CDS encoding chalcone isomerase family protein → MRKTALLVLASFGVAAAVAAGELAGVTMPERKNVNGQVLQLNGMGLRKKAVFKVYVGALYLTQKSSDPAAILAADQPRQMVMHFLRDVGKDRLVEAWKEGFAGNAPAAQTKLAKEIERFLGFWRDVAEGEEVLMTYVPGKGTSVSFGGKEVGTIEGKEFADALLSVWLGPKPPSEDLKAGLLGK
- a CDS encoding alpha/beta hydrolase, whose amino-acid sequence is MGWIAWLALGFAAYLGLGFLFTWVAWRNPRVPPRKNPGELGLNFQEVWFATVGGKRLHGWLTFPPGDQSGRSPVILVHGWGRNAERMLPYIRVLSQAGFPTLAFDARHHGLSDRDGFASMKKFAEDIRAAADFLESRGEKPPFAVLGLSIGGSAAIYAASRDSRLQPVVTVGAFAHPRDAMIALGFGRFIFAPIAPILFRFIEWRVGARLDQLAPEKNIAKVPAVLLVHGANDTVVPPSHAQRLLAGANGRAQLWMVPQRGHSDVHLEPEFFPKVLAFLSQKAAAAS
- a CDS encoding vitamin B12-dependent ribonucleotide reductase; amino-acid sequence: MAAESSALSSHAVSVSKPQGLIFTRYFTVKGKHPFDLVRWEKRTARITGADGRVVFEQEGVEVPDFWSQTATNIVAQKYFHGRLGTPEREYSVRQLISRVVDTLTAWGQEGGYFADEESAEAFAAELAHLLLHQMASFNSPVWFNVGVEPHPQCSACFINSLKDSMESILDLAKIEGMLFKYGSGTGTNFSVLRSSKEPLAGGGVASGPVSFMRGFDSFAGVIKSGGKTRRAAKMVILNVDHPDIVAFIKCKAEEEKKAHALIAAGFPAGFEVEGGAYDSVQYQNANHSVRVTDDFMRAVEEDGWWETRAVTTGEVMGRYKARELMRMMAEAAWVCGDPGIQYDTTINRWHTCKTSGRINASNPCSEYMFLDDTACNLASLNLMKFVDGEGNFQTEAFCRAVDTMILAQEIIVDFAHYPTPKIAANSHEYRTLGLGYANLGALLMSEGLPYDSEEGRALAAAITALMTGEAYLQSARIAEKMGPFPGYEPNREPMLEVIAMHRDAAHRLPLRGIPQELRQEAVRVWDEALALGEKVGYRNAQVTVLAPTGTIGFMMDCDTTGVEPDLALVKVKRLVGGGTIRIVNNTVPRALARLGYSEEERKAILEHIEKTGTAEGAPYLKEEHLPVFDCAFKAVGGTRFISPMGHLRMMGAVQPFISGAISKTVNVPEETTPEEIERLYIEGWKLGLKAVAVYRDNCKGSQPLAAGGATTAKPAGEPEFRPVRRKLPDERMAITHKFSVEGQEGYITVGLYEDGTPGELFITMAKEGSTLSGVMDAFATAISLTLQYGVPLEFLVNKFSHVRFEPSGWTNNPQIPYAKSLIDYIFRWLASKFLPPEQQAAVGVQPLPAGEEKLKAITIPQQPRLFAAAGEEGGQVFVNQADAPPCPSCGMMMVRNGACYKCLNCGTVHGCS